From the genome of Malus sylvestris chromosome 13, drMalSylv7.2, whole genome shotgun sequence:
ATGAGCATATAAGGAACCTTTTCTTGTAACGTATCTAAAGAGCCGTTCTCTCATGAATTTTGACGCGTAGTGTAAACAGGGGACTTTCGTACAATACATCCATGTACTACAATCGCCTGTTAATGGTCAAATATGTTGCAGTGACACTCAACGACCATACCTCTCTGGTAAGGAATCTCCCTTGCAATGTCGTTTCCCATGAACTATAAATGATAATCTTGAAATACCTTGTAATTTACTTTCTGAACTAAGACAGGTACGAAAAATACAATGGCAAAAACACATTAGGTTCATTTCTTCAAGTTTCGGCTCAAAAGTGACTGATAAACCAACCCAAAGGCGATAAACAATATTGGTCAACTTCCATGTCCAAGGTTAGAAAAATTACATTATCCCAACCACAGAAGAACACAAGCAAAATAAAAACTAGCATAACTGATTAAAAGCACAGAAAAACACGAAAATGACTAAAATACGAGCCAAATTTTACATGTATAACAGTCGTTTGCTCCAAAATGGGAACAGAAGAAAAATCGGCAAAGGACAATAGCCATAACTGCACTCTTGAATGAAATTTTCTATCAGAACGCCATTCCTCCCAAATTCTGACCTGTCTACGCAGAAGTAAGCTTTGATTTCCCAAAACCGATGGATTAGCCACCTCCGGACTTGAGTGTGTTACTCAACCTACATTAACAAGTATATTGTAAACAAAGAAGTTGAAAACTaaatagaaattgaaaattcatCATCACTTGTAACCGTACAAAGtcttaaaactaaatttaaccACACCAAAAAAACTATGTTATGAAATAAATCCCCCCAACCGCACCATGCATATTGttcaaaaggaaaaataactgttattggcactccataAAAGTCGCCATGCAGTCCTCACTAGTGAAGAAAATAAGGGACGTAGGAGTGCATGAGGACtttagtgctaataacaattcccatagCAAAACTCAAACAGAATGCATATCGGGCAGGAACCAGGATTACAGTCAATAGTTTCAGAAGGGAATTAATGGATAAAAAATCCTGATGACTTCATGCTGGACCCTTGAAATTTCTACTACGTTAGTGGGAACAATGTTAGCGTAAATAGTTAATATTAGGCATGTATGCAACAAATGTGAAAACTACTAGTACTCGCTTTTTGTTCTAGCTTAGCAGTTGGAGGTCTAATTTTAATCTACCATCACTGAAGATTTAACTCTGAAATTATCAAATTCGTTCTACAAGCTCGGTTTCTGCATGATACTCATGGTTAAAATCATTATAAACACCGTATTGACAACTAAAGTACCAACTAATGCTTTTTGGGACACGTGGCTTCTAATAATGGACTGAGGTGAACTGAGCATAAAACTCAACAAGAAGTTACCGGACTTTTCCTTTCCCCTTTGCTCTTCACAAGGGAAGCCAAGACAATAGGCAATAACTATTAGCTCAACCTTCATCCAGTTAAATGTCAGTTCAGTGTCATCCAGTTTTAAAACTGTAGGAAATTCCTAGGATACATAAATGTGTAGAACACGTGTAACTACAAAGGAACACATCCACCATTTCTAAATAGAATTAcagaaaatttgacaaaaagtaaCGCATACCAGTCTAAACCCTCAAATAGGCCTTCCCCTTTTATGGCAGAAGTTTTAAAAATAGCCCACTGGCGATTTTTTATCTTGTGCAACTCTAAAGCCTCAGTTATTGCAGCATCATCAAGTGCACcaggaagatcctaataaaccaaaagaaaatataaaaatgatCACAAAGAGCAAAACTGATTGAAAAAAATAGGCACAAAGATATGAAACTGAACTTTGAATGTAAGAACTGCTGCCCTTTCAAagttttttaacaaatgatatttttcttgttcttatacatatacatattatTCAAATGATTAAACAGAAATTTTTCACCGAACCATGCAAATCTAACAGAAAATTCCACAAACCTGCTTATTGGCAAAAATGACGACAACTGCACCTTTCAACTCTTCCTCCTGTCAAAGGGCTCAAAAGCAATAAAACCACTATCAAATGCACAAATATACATAAATAACCAACACAACCAATAAGTAAAAGCCAAACTCAAgggagtgagagaaagagagtagaATTATGGAATCACAAACATCCAAGGCCAAGAATTCACATTAACTTAAGTTTCTCACACTACAAAGAATTTCCACCTTATTATTAAGATTCCCAGAGGCTCCAACTAGATCTATTTATATCCCCTCTAAACAAACTTCTTAAATCAATTTCTCTTTCCTTATATTTACATTTACAGCAACAGAGCACTGACAACAATACGGAAGCTAGAATACATGACGCAGAAAAAGGCCTATACTATATattccaaaaaattattttaaatattcaaaTGCAAGCCAAAAATAAGTTACCTCCAGTATTGCATGAAACTCGTCTTTAGCTATTACCAGCCTATCGGTGTCACTAGAATCAACAACATAGATTATGGCCTGAGTATTTGGAAAATAGCATCTCCAATATGGCCTGTGACACGAAACAATATAGAGTCTGGTGAGCTTATTGTTAACTTAGAAATCACTGGGAGTGACAAACCAAAAGATACTCAAAGTGACCCAACAGTACGCATaccttaaaattcaaaaaacatGAGTTTCAGTACCACAAAATAGTATGCTCAAGATACGCATCAGATGAAGATTTTCATTAGTAATTCCCAATCATAAAGCATTACATCCTATGGATACTTTCTTTATGGGTAAGCAattcaaaaggaaaaaatgaTAACAAACCTTGACCTAACCCTTACAACTGGTACCCATACTGCTCATCCAGGGATCTCCCTTTTGGGTGTCCTTAGTGAAAACAAGATGTTACCCAGCCaagttatttttatataaagcTGCAATGCTAATAAATACCCATCAATGTTTTATCTTAAAACTTAGTCTGGTGTCAAGCTAAAAAATAAAAGGCTACTATCATCATCTATCCCTCATATTCAATGGCAAAGCCCAATTGTTTAACAATTACGTGTTTTGCATAAAGTTTCTAACAGTGTAGTTCATACTAAAGCACTCTTAGATTAGATCAATTTGGCTTGAGAGACTATATCTCAACATGAATTTACTTGGACACTAATGGCATCCATCAAAGCAtttcaataaaataaagaaacataTTTACACAGAGAATTCAGGCATACAGAATAATCAAAGTGACATTGCAACACCCCGTAAATGGATCCaattaataatcataaaacgCAGAACCACATTTATACTGAAACTTCAATCAAGCAAAGCTTACGGAGGGTTCTGACAATAAATCCTACTCATATAAAATACAAGCACATATTCCATTTATGATATTTTTCTAATACAAGTACATGTTCCATTTATGATAATTTTCTTCTAACCCTCAATGAAGATTCACTTTAAAAGGCTAGAACATATGTACTAATCAAGATTCATCTGGCACATCAGATTACAAAATATTATAACTTATACTTCTATTAATATAAATACAGAAAAGTttacaaaatatcaaaccatATCAAAATACCATTTTGTCAAAGAAACAATACCTGATACTTGTCTGTCCACCTGTATAAGcaaacaataacaaatttattAGACCAATGCAAAAACGtgacttctcttttttttttatcaagaaaCTGACATGAGTCCATAACTTGAGCTTTAAAAGTTATTATCCATCATATTAAAGATTAAAACATCATATAAGTAGTGAAAAATGATGTAAGAGCTTTTAGAGTTATTTTCCATTATACAGAAGGAAATACATGTTAACATTGCTTCCAAAAATTACAACGATGCACCAGTAGTCATGAAAGGCAAAGTTTAAAACCAAAATATCATGATCATAGCATACTGCCTccttaaaagaaaattcaataTACAATAAACTAAAATAATTCTGTACATGAACACAAACTCCACTTAAGCAACAAAAAACAACAAGTAAAGTTAAACACATTCAAACACGCAGAATATAGATAAGAATATACACTTCTCTGTAATCACAGGATAAAAGACTAGATTATTTCAACTTTTTACATTTCATATTAACTGATAATTTTGTTTACGTTAAGTACATGAACACAACCAACCACCAGAAAGTTGAAAAATTGAAGTTAACGTAAACAAAGTTGACAAAGTTGAAATATTAAGGCCTAATACATCCGCCTTCAGTTGGGTAAATAGAGATCATGGtcttaaagaagaaaaattgaTAAAAGACATATTTTCTTTTGACTATTTTGGTAAAAGCATCCATTTTAATATGGTTATAGAGGTCCAATCCAGTCATGAATAGCTTGAGTTCAAGCCATGGTGTCTTTCAATCCTGTTTGTTGATTCAAGGAACAAATCAAGCTCAAGCTTGTATCAGTCGCCTAGGCATAAAATTAAGCTGTGAATCACATCAAAACCATCTCCTTAATATTGTACCAAAATTCATGTGATTCCAACTATATATCAGCTTCTCATAAGTCATTTGAAATAGGATCAATAAGTCCAATCTAAATCGACCATGACTAGAGTTTGAACCCTACTGTTTTGGATATGGATCTGGTTCTCTGATCCACTATTCAAATTTACAACTGTTACAATGATAAGGTTATTGAAATACGTATCCAAGTTTTTTGCCTCAGTAAGAGTTTTACCCCTAAAATTCATACTGACtctacaaaattaattaaatcaaaGCACATCTAATCTCCAACTTCAGGTATACTCTAAATAGCAGGTCATTGTTCTCCTACAATATGGAATCAAAGTAGCATATCTCACTtcatgccgactgaagatacaAGTAGGGTATATATATAGGCATACCGAGATCCCAGACTTGGAACTTGATGTTGTTGTACTGCACTGTCTCAACATTAAATCCAATCGCTGCATCCAAGTAAAAGA
Proteins encoded in this window:
- the LOC126596960 gene encoding ADP-ribosylation factor 1-like, translated to MGILFTKMFSSLFGNMEARILVLGLDNAGKTTILYRLQMGEVVSTIPTIGFNVETVQYNNIKFQVWDLGGQTSIRPYWRCYFPNTQAIIYVVDSSDTDRLVIAKDEFHAILEEEELKGAVVVIFANKQDLPGALDDAAITEALELHKIKNRQWAIFKTSAIKGEGLFEGLDWLSNTLKSGGG